The genome window ACGCCAGGGGACGCTACATGATCGTCCCCGGTTTCTTCTTCCCGATGACCCCGTCGACCTTGCTGGCCTGCAGCAGCTTGTTGAACGCCGCGATGTCGACCGTCTCGATCTGGTCCACCTCGCTCCGCAGCGCCCCCCACAGCCGCTCCAATTCGGCCAGCCGTTCTTTGACCCCCTGCGTGAGGACAGGGTTCCCTTCCAGCTGGCCCAGGAGGAAGCCGTACTGCCCGTTGATCCCGTTGGCGTAGTTGATGATGTCCTGCCCGTTCGCGGCCTTGGTGGTCAGCTTGGGATCGGCGGCCTCGAGCTTCCTGGTGATCGTCCCGCCCATCGCGGCGATCGCCTTGGCGCTGTCGGCATCCTTGGTGCGCGTCACGAAGCCTTGCACCTGGGTCTTGAGGTCTCGCACGCGCAACACGGCGTCGTGGATCTCGCCAATACGCGTCACCAGCAGGTTGGCGATCGAGTCGCGCTCCGCCAGCTGCGGCATCGGCGTGACGCGCCGCGGGTCCTGCTGCACCTCGAACGTCTGCGATTGCGTGGTGCTGCCAACGGTTAGGCGCACCGTGTACGTCCCCGGCAGCACCTGTGCGCCGGCCCCCGGCGCCCCGAAGAGGAGGACGCCCGGCAGTTGCGTCGGCGCCGGGCGGCGGAGATCCCAGGCAAACATGTTGTAGCCGGCCTTGGGTGCGAGGCGCGCCGGTCCCTGCCCTTCCTTGTTGGAGTAGGCACGCATCACCGTCCCCTTGGCATCGAGGAACTCGAGGCGCACCGCGGTCGCGCTGTCGGGCGCAGCGGCGAGTCGATAGTACACCACCGCCCCGCCTGGGGGGTTGCGCCCTACCATTGAATTGCCGCCGCCACCAAAGCCACCGCCGCCCCCCGTCAGGCGCGCCAGGCGCGGCTTGTAGAGATGTACCGGCGCCGTGGCGAGCGAGTCGGCGTACTGGCGAATCACCGACAGGTCGTCGAGGATCCAGAAGGCGCGCCCCTCGGTGGAGGCGATCAGGTCACCGTGGCGCACTTCGAGATCCGTCACCGGGACAACCGGCAGGTTGCCGGAGAAGAGCTGCCACTTGGCGCCGCCATCGAAGGAGATGTAGACCGCCGTCTCGGTCCCGGCATAGAGCAACCCCTTCCGCTCCGGGTCCTCGCGCACGACGCGCACCGGCTCACCGGCGCGCAGCCCGTTCACCAGCAGCGTCCACGTCTTGCCGTAGTCGCTGGAGCGGTAGATGAGCGCCGACGGGTCGCCCATGCGGTCGCGGCGATAGGCCACGTACACCGTGGCGGCGTCATGCGGCGAGACCTCGAGTTCGTTCACCATGCCGTCGCCTGCAGCTGGCGGCGTCACGTTGGTCCACGTCGTCCCGCCGTCCCTCGTCAGCTGCACCAGTCCGTCGTCCGTCCCCACGTAGAGCGTCCGCGCATCGTGCGGCGATTCCTCGATCACGAAGATCGCGCCGTAGACCTCGCCCCCGGCCCCCTCGTTCGTGATGGGGCCGCCCCCCCACCCCTGGCGCGTCTTGTCGTTCTTCGTCAGGTCGCCCGACACCGGCGCCCACGACTGCCCGCGATCGCGCGAGCGGAAGAGGACGTTGCCGCCGTGGTAGATGACGTTCTCGTCGTGCTGCGAGACGAGGATCGGCGCCGTCCAGTTGAAGCGGTACTTCGTCTTGTCGGTCGGCTCGGTGAGGTTCATCTCCGGGTACGCCATGATGTCGCGCGACAGCCCGGTCTCCTGGTCCAGTTCGTCGATCAACCCCTGGTAGCAGCCGCCATACACGTACCGCGAGCGCTTTCCGCTCACGCCGATGTTGGCGCTCTCGCACCCCGGGCCGTTGCGCCACTCGCGCTCCGTGATCATGAAACCGTCGGCGCGCGACTGGATGATCACCGACGAGTTGTCCTGCTGCCCCGAGTACAGCTTGTACGGATAGTCGTCGTCGACCGTGACGTGATAGAACTGCGCTGTCGGCTGGTTGTCCTGCGTGCTCCAGCTCTTTGCGCCGTCGAGCGACACCGACGCAC of Gemmatimonadaceae bacterium contains these proteins:
- a CDS encoding glycosyl hydrolase; translation: MSTARLFRALALTTTCASIAVPSFALQAQSAGGRSKATTPATPAASAAAAAPARFDTSVFKAISWRNVGPQRGGRANAVAGIPSMPLTYFVGYTGGGLWRTDNAGLTWRNISDGFFTTSSIGAIAVAPSDPNVIYVGSGEHAVRGQSSTYGDGVYRSTDQGKTWVNVGLAATRQISRVAVHPNNPDVVYVAAQGDRWKGTADRGVYRSTDGGKNWTLVLKGENATSGAAGMSMDPNNPRIIYVAMWDHQRTPWMVRSGGAGSGIWKTTDGGDTWTRLTEGLPKLMGNLDVAVSPANSERVYAIVEAEKGGLYRSDDAGKTWRLLSEDRLIQTRSWYYMDVIADPQNADVVWIMNAPVLKSIDGGKTFAVVNAMHGDNHGLWINPQNSNYLINANDGGASVSLDGAKSWSTQDNQPTAQFYHVTVDDDYPYKLYSGQQDNSSVIIQSRADGFMITEREWRNGPGCESANIGVSGKRSRYVYGGCYQGLIDELDQETGLSRDIMAYPEMNLTEPTDKTKYRFNWTAPILVSQHDENVIYHGGNVLFRSRDRGQSWAPVSGDLTKNDKTRQGWGGGPITNEGAGGEVYGAIFVIEESPHDARTLYVGTDDGLVQLTRDGGTTWTNVTPPAAGDGMVNELEVSPHDAATVYVAYRRDRMGDPSALIYRSSDYGKTWTLLVNGLRAGEPVRVVREDPERKGLLYAGTETAVYISFDGGAKWQLFSGNLPVVPVTDLEVRHGDLIASTEGRAFWILDDLSVIRQYADSLATAPVHLYKPRLARLTGGGGGFGGGGNSMVGRNPPGGAVVYYRLAAAPDSATAVRLEFLDAKGTVMRAYSNKEGQGPARLAPKAGYNMFAWDLRRPAPTQLPGVLLFGAPGAGAQVLPGTYTVRLTVGSTTQSQTFEVQQDPRRVTPMPQLAERDSIANLLVTRIGEIHDAVLRVRDLKTQVQGFVTRTKDADSAKAIAAMGGTITRKLEAADPKLTTKAANGQDIINYANGINGQYGFLLGQLEGNPVLTQGVKERLAELERLWGALRSEVDQIETVDIAAFNKLLQASKVDGVIGKKKPGTIM